atactgtcaacttaggttaccgaattcctgtatctcatatactgtcaactcaggttaccgaattcctgtatctcatatactgtcaactcagactaccgaattcctgtatctaatatactgtcaacttaggttaccgaattcctgtatctcatatactgtcaactcaggttaccgaattcctgtatctaaAAAACTGTCCATTCAGGCTACCAAATTCCTGTATTTCATATAcatcatatactgtcaactctcGCTGAGTTTTCTGCACATTAACtgaaataacataaaataactAATCGTTATCGATTcaagaaatatttattacatataaaccGTAAAGACACTACACGTTACATAGAGTGGAACTGGTGATACTACTGATGACGTCACGTGACCTGTGTATATTCACTTCAAAAACAAACTATTTCTCTGGATCAATTAAATTCGAATGGAACGAGCTACTTGAAGAGGTAGGGGGAGTCAGGTTATACACATAAAACAGATGCAGGGATGTTGATTTCAGATGTCATAACAGAAGTTGAAATGTATCACAGTGACGTGGTTACAATCCCGCGGTCTGTGtgtattgaaaaaaattacAGTACATTTAACGGTAAACACATATTACATGTCtaatataatgtgtacatacattatgatatatgtatgatgattgatgatataacaatataaagttaatgttgtttaaattatatttacagtacatttaaCGGTAAACACATTCTAAATGTTGTAAAACAGTTGTTAAaatgtatcacagggacatgtttataaaatcatataGACAGTACATTTAACGgtaaataacattatttatgtTGAGAAACAGGTATCACAGCGACATGTTTACACAATcatatttacagtacatttaaCAATAAATTGATTACATGCCTTTTACatattatgataaatgtatgatgatataacaatgtaaagttaatgttgTTTAAGTCCACTGATATAAACTGTTTGTATCCTCACTCAAGGTTGAGTCACTCAGTCACTATAATACTTGAGGAGTTTGAGTCCCCGCCCTCCTGTATCTAACTCTAAGTGTGACCACAACACATCACCCTTCTGTATACCTACTACTCCCTGCCAtcctttgtttgtgtgaagtgtttTTATGTACTTCCCTGCTCCACTTATCAGTTCTATTGTTTTCCTTGTCATGTCAgcaataacaatattacccTTACTGTCATATACAACTGTAAGAGGACCAAACCTGCCTGGTGTGATCGACCCCCGCACATGTATCCCCTCCCCCTGGTAGTGGACCAGGAGCTGGAGTGTTGAGTTGTACACAATGATACGTTTATAATCCACTACTACAGCTATATTACCTGTAACACCACATTGTGATATTGACCATACGTCCCCCTCCACAATGGCTGTATGTAACACCTGACCGTCCACTGTATACACCCCCACCTTGTACCCCTGTCTATCACCCACTGTACCCACCACTACCCGACCCTCCCTGGTCACACACAGACTGACTGGGCCATCCTCTGTAGTGAATCTTGTGACTGGTTTATGTGATGTAGATACTTCACAGATAGTGTTATCACTATAACAACAGAACCACAGACGACCTGTGGTGGGGTCCAGACTGATGTCCTCTATGTTACTGCTGTGTCGTATCGTCTGTATGACCTGACCTTGGTTGTCGATGAGATTTACTGTGTTGGTGTCATAGTCACACAGCCACGCACGTCCATCAGATGTAGGACAGATCGACGTGATGTTACCCGGGTATGGGAACTGGGACATGACGGTTGGACGGTCACGAAGTTTGTACCGGACTTCTCCAGTGGACGCTTGACCAGCCTCTGTAGACTGTTTTGGTCGGACTACTGGACGTTGGTCGGAGTGACCACTAGTTGCCGATCCTGCCTGGAGATGGTCAGTAGTAAGTTTTAGGCTCCCAAGGGCCTGTTTTAGGTGACTTAGTCTGTCCATACCCGGAGTAAACTGTGCCATGTCTATGTTAGGTGTCGGTGGGATGTCTGGATCTATTTCCCGGATTTCTGTTACCGAGTCGTACACGAGTACACTGGTTCCTGTCTGGAGAGTCTGTTTATACTCTGATGAGAGGTCCCTCAAAGTTTTCAGTCTACTCTCCAGGTCTGTGATGTGGGTCTGTATTAGGTCCATGGCCGCCACCTCCATCTTGTCACAAAGTGCGATATAATCCTCAGTGATTTTGTCTAACTCTAACTTACATTTTTTAGTATTGTCAATGATGTTTTTGCGAAGTTTATCGTACCTAGGTTTACATGAACTCTTTTTTGTTCGAGATGAAATTATTTCTTGGTTAAGTTttggaatatttacattttctgtcTCATTGACAAAGTCCTGGAGTATTTGATTGTGTCGTGTTTTGATGTCAGATATCTCCAGAAAACTATCAATATGATGTTTGTGGAGAGTAATAGAACATTTTGTACAGATTAACATTTTACAGTCCTGACATAAAAGTACGACTTCATTTTGTTTGTGGACATCACACTTTACTTGTCCTTTGGGTCTAATAGGACGCTGTGGTTTGATAATTGAGCGGCCGAGTTTTGAAGCCATGACTATTAGTAATTAAGCGTGACAAGATGGAGTTCGGCGACACTCTGGATCCTCTTGTGtatctgtgtatctgtataacaaagaaATGACGCAATAAGTAACACACATCTAcattgttatatgtacagttatatataggaTTCTAAAAAATCTCAATACGTCATCAGATAGTTCACACACTTTTGGCGGGAAATATATGGTCAGTTCGGAAGTAAGTCAGACGTAGTAAGGTATTAACACCGTCATGATTTAAACTGATATAGGCCTAAAGTACCCGTTGTATCTGTTTTTTGAAGAAAACAGTCACAGTCCAGCTTTTTCCTGCTTTAGTTTTTTCAAACATCCCGGACAAGTATCCATTCATATTACTTGAAGTCGATGTTATGAAATACAtttctatcaatatataatgCCAAATAATCTGGCAATTCACAATTCTTCTGTGCCATTTATGTAAATTGACCTCACCCACACTCCAAAATACGGTGGTTCACACCTACACAATAcatactgaataaaatattgtctaTTTTCTAGGATAACCCGTATGACAAGGAAAATACTTACGGAAAATACTGCTTGTGCAGAAATATCAGAAAAGAAAACTTCTAAACACTAAGAAAACTGAGACGAGAGAGCCTCTTGTCGTTCAGTCAAGACATTTTATCATAAGTGATCTGGATATCACAGCCTTCTATACGGtgctcagtgaggtagccaccaactactacaaatcGTTTTTAAAAAGACCCCTAACTGTTAACGGGATGATAAACCCAGTACTTTTTTAAACCTACACAAGGATAGTTGGATCAAATGGGAGCTTGAGTCTGAAAaagtgattaaaaaaaataaagtaaaaaataaaaaatgtactgtatactCACCGACTGGTTCAAGTCCGTTAGATATTTGATGTGCTCTGTTCCCCCAGGCTCTTCGTTGAATAAGTGAGTCGTTTCAGAGAGAGGGAGGTACTGCCTGGCAGATTAAAAAGTATGCacaattaacatatttatttggCTTAGAGACATCACATATATAACTGGCCCATGCTGCCATGAATTAGAAAGAGCTTTGTGTAataacacctgtatgatgtgtgtaataacaccagtgtgatgtgtgtaataacaccagtgcgATGTGTGTAATGACACCAATGAGATGTGTGTAGTACCACcagtgtggtgtgtgtaataacaccagtgcgatgtgtgtaataacactagtgttatgtttgtaataacaccagtgtgatgtgtgtagtaacaccagtgtgatgtgtgtaatcaCATC
The window above is part of the Pecten maximus unplaced genomic scaffold, xPecMax1.1, whole genome shotgun sequence genome. Proteins encoded here:
- the LOC117320024 gene encoding uncharacterized protein LOC117320024: MASKLGRSIIKPQRPIRPKGQVKCDVHKQNEVVLLCQDCKMLICTKCSITLHKHHIDSFLEISDIKTRHNQILQDFVNETENVNIPKLNQEIISSRTKKSSCKPRYDKLRKNIIDNTKKCKLELDKITEDYIALCDKMEVAAMDLIQTHITDLESRLKTLRDLSSEYKQTLQTGTSVLVYDSVTEIREIDPDIPPTPNIDMAQFTPGMDRLSHLKQALGSLKLTTDHLQAGSATSGHSDQRPVVRPKQSTEAGQASTGEVRYKLRDRPTVMSQFPYPGNITSICPTSDGRAWLCDYDTNTVNLIDNQGQVIQTIRHSSNIEDISLDPTTGRLWFCCYSDNTICEVSTSHKPVTRFTTEDGPVSLCVTREGRVVVGTVGDRQGYKVGVYTVDGQVLHTAIVEGDVWSISQCGVTGNIAVVVDYKRIIVYNSTLQLLVHYQGEGIHVRGSITPGRFGPLTVVYDSKGNIVIADMTRKTIELISGAGKYIKTLHTNKGWQGVVGIQKGDVLWSHLELDTGGRGLKLLKYYSD